One window of the Bacteroidales bacterium genome contains the following:
- the thiL gene encoding thiamine-phosphate kinase has product MFDNRKKRTELSELGEFGLIDHLTRNIRHRQPATIKGVGDDAAVLDYQGKKILVSTDLLLEGVHFDLTFTPLKHLGYKAAIVNFSDIAAMNSLPAHLTVSIAVSNRFSLEAIEEIYSGIQLACDRYQVDLIGGDTSSSVTGLMMSLTVLGEAEESDITYRDTARENDLICVSGDLGAAYMGLLLLEREKKVFNADPSIQPDLGGNDYILQRQLKPEARVDIVRKLKALKVKPTAMIDISDGLASEVLHICTDSETGCAIYEEKIPVDPATLAMAQEMGIDPTICALNGGEDYELLFTIDIHDYDTLKDDQEITVIGHMTHQASGMNLITRSGTQVPLRAQGWDAFKERREERGERREEKGERREEGGERREERGERREEK; this is encoded by the coding sequence ATGTTCGACAACAGAAAGAAACGAACAGAACTATCCGAACTGGGTGAATTTGGTCTGATCGATCATCTGACCCGCAACATCAGACACCGGCAGCCCGCTACGATCAAAGGAGTGGGCGATGATGCGGCTGTACTGGATTACCAGGGCAAAAAGATCCTGGTCTCTACGGATCTGCTTCTTGAGGGAGTCCATTTTGATCTGACCTTCACCCCATTGAAACATCTGGGATATAAGGCAGCCATCGTCAATTTTTCGGATATCGCGGCCATGAATTCCCTGCCCGCTCATCTGACCGTCAGCATAGCCGTTTCGAACCGGTTTTCGCTGGAGGCCATTGAGGAAATCTACTCCGGCATTCAACTGGCGTGTGACCGTTATCAGGTTGACCTCATCGGAGGGGATACCTCCTCAAGCGTGACAGGCCTGATGATGTCGCTCACGGTCCTGGGTGAGGCAGAGGAGAGCGACATTACCTACAGGGATACGGCCAGGGAAAATGACCTGATCTGTGTGAGCGGTGACCTGGGGGCTGCATACATGGGGCTTTTATTGCTCGAAAGGGAGAAGAAGGTCTTTAACGCCGATCCTTCCATCCAGCCTGATCTCGGGGGTAACGATTATATTCTTCAGCGGCAGCTGAAGCCCGAGGCCAGAGTGGACATCGTCAGGAAACTCAAGGCATTGAAGGTAAAACCCACCGCAATGATCGATATTTCGGACGGGCTTGCCTCCGAGGTTTTGCATATCTGTACGGATTCAGAAACCGGCTGCGCGATCTATGAGGAAAAGATTCCCGTTGATCCTGCAACGCTTGCGATGGCACAGGAAATGGGCATTGATCCCACCATCTGCGCCCTGAACGGCGGGGAAGATTATGAACTGCTCTTTACCATTGACATACACGACTACGACACATTAAAGGATGATCAGGAAATCACGGTGATCGGTCATATGACCCATCAGGCCAGCGGTATGAATCTCATAACCCGGTCAGGGACCCAGGTGCCGCTGAGGGCTCAGGGATGGGATGCGTTCAAAGAGAGGAGAGAGGAGAGAGGAGAGAGGAGAGAGGAGAAAGGAGAGAGGAGAGAGGAGGGAGGAGAGAGGAGGGAGGAGAGAGGAGAAAGGAGAGAGGAGAAATGA